Proteins encoded within one genomic window of Ideonella dechloratans:
- a CDS encoding cysteine hydrolase family protein translates to MTTALLVIDVQTTLCVGPWAVHDAAGLIDRINSVSRTARAAGAPVVFIQHEDDHPLMRHGSEGWQLAPGLETAEGDLFVRKTTPDSFFKTDLMGKLQARGVTALIVCGAQTDFCVSTTTLGALEHGFPVTLVSDGHSTLDNGVLTAPQIIAHHNRTLSHMDSFGVKVTLVPAAEVTFPPAA, encoded by the coding sequence ATGACCACCGCCCTGCTCGTCATCGATGTCCAGACCACCCTCTGCGTCGGCCCCTGGGCCGTGCACGATGCGGCCGGCCTGATCGACCGGATCAACAGCGTGTCGCGCACCGCGCGTGCGGCGGGGGCGCCGGTGGTGTTCATCCAGCACGAGGACGACCACCCGCTGATGCGCCATGGCAGCGAGGGCTGGCAGCTGGCGCCCGGGCTGGAGACGGCCGAGGGCGACCTGTTCGTGCGCAAGACGACGCCCGATTCCTTCTTCAAGACGGACCTGATGGGCAAGCTGCAGGCCCGGGGCGTGACGGCGCTGATCGTCTGCGGGGCGCAGACGGATTTCTGCGTGAGCACCACCACCCTGGGCGCGCTGGAGCACGGCTTTCCGGTGACGCTGGTGTCCGATGGCCACTCGACGCTGGACAACGGGGTGCTGACGGCGCCGCAGATCATCGCCCACCACAACCGCACGCTGTCCCACATGGACAGCTTCGGCGTGAAGGTGACGCTGGTGCCGGCCGCCGAGGTGACCTTCCCCCCGGCGGCCTGA